Genomic window (Oncorhynchus masou masou isolate Uvic2021 chromosome 9, UVic_Omas_1.1, whole genome shotgun sequence):
TCCTGAATTAATAATGACGAGGGAGAAAGTAAAAAAGGTTAAATGCATACATCATACCCCGAAAacagaggttagcattttatatcataccaccaagacatgctaacctctcaccattacaataacaggggaggttagcattttctatcataccccaagacatgctaacctctcaccattacaatatcaggggaggttagcattttatatcatacccccaagacatgctaacctctcaccattacaataacaggggaggttagcattttctatcataccccaagacatgctaacctctcagcattacaataacaggggatgttagcattttatatcatacctccaagacatgctaacctctcaccatcacaataacaggggaggttagcattttatatcatacccctaagacatgctaacctctcaccatcacaataacaggggaggttagcattttatatcatacccccaagacatgctaacctctcaccattacaataacaggggaggttagcattttatatcatacccctaagacatgctaacctctcaccatcacaataacaggggaggttagcattttatatcataccccaagacatgctaacctctcaccattacaataacaggggaggttagcattttatatcatacccccaagacatgctaacctctcaccattacaaatatcaggggaggttagcattttatatcgtaccccaagacatgctaacctctcaccattacaataacaggggaggttagcattttatatcatacccccaagacatgctaacctctcaccattacaataacaggggaggttagcatttttggagAGTATGATGTTTTTGTCTGTAAGGTTCTCACTCATCATTAATcaagattcattcaggattatccgtaatcatgatAACATCCAcgttaatgtagaagtgtttagaaacatagtCGATTATAATCTCCATTATTTAACAtttatattgggcacaaaataaaatgaaactcaaccaaaacaaacaacaaatgcatccaacaagtttgtagagtcacaagatTGATATAGTTAATGTGTGCTATGaacatgggaccaaatactaaacttttgactactttaatacatagaagtgaatttgtcccagtACTTTTGGTCTCCTAATATGGGGggctatgtacaaaaagtgatTTTTAAACCGTTCATCTGATATCATCAAGGTGAACACATCAGTAAGTCATCAAGGATGAAAACATCAGTAAGTCATCAAGGTGAACACAGCAGTAAGTCATCAAGGTGAATACAGTATCATGAGGTTCCTCTAAGTATCagacagtaatacagtaatgggatctctatggaTATGGTTGTAGTTGTGCTGTAAGGCTCATCACAGCAAGGTGGAGAAGTGACTGAACTGGTCTGATCCACTGGCCATCACTGTAGCATGGAAACGCCTGGGACGGTCTgggtcctgcagagagagagagagagagattgagagaaacATAGGGTAGACACAGGTAGAGACATATCTACAGTAGTTCTCACCTGTATAGGGTAGACACAGGTAGAGACATATCTACAGCAGTTCTCACCTGTATAGGgtagatacaggtagagacatatcTGCAGTAGTTCTCACCTGTATAGGGTAGACACAGGTAGAGACATATCTACAGTAGTTCTCACCTGTATAGGgtagatacaggtagagacatatcTACAGTAGTTCTCACCTGTATAGGGTAGACACAGGTAGAGACATATCTACAGTAGTTCTCACCTGTATAGGGTAGACACAGGTAGAGACATATCTACAGCAGTTCTCACCTGTATTGGgtagatacaggtagagacatatcTGCAGTAGTTCTCACCTGTATAGGGTAGGCACAGGTAGGGACGTATCGGATCACGAAGCCACAGCGTCTCTTCTGGGATGTGTTGGGGTCACTGGCGTGGACCAGGAACCCATCATGGATCTGATTGGGTTGACCATCAACATCAAATCACAATCACCAATTGCACCTTATTATTCTTATTGTTGTTGTAGAAGAATAGAGAATAGAGTGTATTTCCCTGTAATACAGAATGCCCAGTAGGACCTGGGATGGGAAGCTCCCTGTAATACAGAATGCCCAGTAGGACTTGGGATGGGAAGCTCCCTGTAATACAGAATGCCCAGTAGGACTTGGGATGGGAAGCTCACTGTAATACAGAATGTCCAGTAGGACTTGGGATGGGAAGCTCCCTGTAATACAGAATGCCCAGTAGGACCTGGGATGGGAAGCTCCCTGTAATACAGAATGCCCAGTAGGACTTGGGATGGGAAGCTCCCTGTAATACAGAATGTCTAGTAGGACCTGGGATGGGAAGCTCACTGTAATACAGAATGTCTAGTAGGACCTGGGATGGGAAGCTCCCTGTAATACAGAATGTCTAGTAGGACCTGGGATGGGAAGCTCCCTGTAATACAGAATGTCTAGTAGGACCTGGGATGGGAAGCTCCCTGTAATACAGAATGCCCAGTAGGACTTGGGATGGGAAGCTCCCTGTAATACAGAATGTCCAGTAGGACCTGGGATGGGAAGCTCCCTGTAATACAGAATGCCCAGTAGGACCTGGGATGGGAAGCTCCCTGTAATACAGAATGCCCAGTAGGACTTGGGATGGGAAGCTCCCTGTAATACAGAATGTCTAGTAGGACCTGGGATGGGAAGCTCCCTGTAATACAGAATGCCCAGTAGGACCTGGGATGGGAAGCTCCCTGTAATACAGAATGTCTAGTAGGACCTGGGATGGGAAGCTCCCTGTAATACAGAATGTCCAGTAGGACTTGGGATGGGAAGCTCACTGTAATACAGAATGTCTGTTTGCTGACATTTGTTGTTCTTAAAAAGACAAGAACCCCCAGTAGAGTGGCAGTGTGACTTACAGACATCTGCCCAGCCAGCAGGGGGCAGAGTAGAGCGCTATCCGTTTGCAACAGCTCCTCAGGGATCTCCTGGTTGACTGACAGCATGTTTCCGGGGCGGGAGGCAAGGTGGTGGGGCAGCATGCCAGAGCAGTGGCTtcctggaggagggggggggaggggagggggagaggagaggagaggagaggagaggaaaggagaggagaggagaggagaggggaagagaggagaggagaggagaggagagggagaggagagggaaaggagaggagaggagggagaggggggaagagaggagaggagagggagaggagaggggaagagaggagaggagagggagaggagaggagaggagaggagaggagaggagaggagaggagagggagaggagagggagaggagaggaggagaggagaggagaggagaggggaggagaggagaggagaggagagtgaacaCTTTACTAACCACACAGACTCTCGTCCTCTGTTTGTCTATGAATGGACATCTTATCACAGTCATTTACTGCAGTCATTTCCTGCTAGAATGACAGAAAGAGGCTTTCAGAACATTAACTGTACCTGGCTAAATGCAGATACATATTTTGAGGAGACATTtaagtatttatttatcttgttgTGGCACCAATTAGAACTGAACTGTCCGTTTCTGGAAACAAAATAATTTGGTGAGTTTTAGGTGGTCAGGGGAGCTGCAGTACCTGGGATGACCTTCAGGGCTCCGTTTTCTGCCAGTGAATCATCAAGAGCCAGCCACACCGACaggactggacccccagctattCCCCAGTACCTGGTGCAATCAGACAGCTCCTGAGTAAATACTTGTTATTACTCAAAACGTACTGTAGTAGTAAGAGtggtgtagcagtagtagtattgtagtagtattgtggtagtagtagctgtagtattgtagttgtagtagttgtactgtagtagtaagagtggtgtagcagtagtaatattttagtagtattgtggtagtagtagctgtagtattgtagttctagtagttgtactgtagtagtaggagtggtgtagcagtagtaatattgtagtagtattgTGGTAGCAGTAGCTGtagtattgtagttgtagtagttgcactgtagtagtaggagtggtgtagtagtagtagtattgtagtagtattgtggtagtagtagctgtagtattgtagttgtagtagttatactgtagtagtaggagtggtgtagcagtagtagtattgtagtagtattgtgGTATTAGTAGCTGTAGtcttgtagttgtagtagttgtactgtagtagtaggagtggtgtagcagtagtaatattgtagtagtattgtggtagtagtagctgtagtattgtagttgtagtagttgtactgtagtagtaggagtggtgtagcagtagtagtattgtagtagtgttgtggtagtagtagctgtagtattgtagttgtagtagttgtactgtagtagtaggattcgtgtagcagtagtaatattgtagtagtattgtggtagtaatagctgtagtattgtagttgtagtagttgtactgtagtagtaggagtggtgtagcagtagtagtattgtagtagtgttgtggtagtagtagctgtagtattgtagttgtagtagttgtactgtagtagtaggagtggtgtagtagtagtaatattgtagtagtgttgtggtagtagtagctgtagtattgtagttgtagtagttgtactgtagtagtaggagtggtgtagcagtagtaatattgtagtagtagtgtggtagtagtagctgtagtattgtagttgtagtagttgtactgTAGTAGTCGGAGTGGTGTAGCAGTAgtaatattgtagtagtattgtggtagtagtagctgtagtattgtagttgtagtagttgtactgtagtagtagtggtggtgtagcagtagtaatattgtagtagtattgtggtagtagtagctgtagtattgtagttgtagtagttgtactgtagtagtaggagtggtgtagtagtagtagtatcgtagtagtattgtggtagtagtagctgtagtattgtagttgtagtagttgtactgtagtagtaggagTGGTGTAGCAGTAGTAATATTGTGGTAGTattgtggtagtagtagctgtagtattgtagttgtattagttgtactgtagtagtaggagtggtgtagttgtagtagtattgtagtagtgttgtggtagtagtagctgtagtattgcagttgtagtagttgtactgtagtagtaggagtggtgtagcagtagtaatattgtagtagtattgtggtagtagtagctgtagtattgtagttgtagtagttgtactgtagtagtaggagtggtgtagtagtagtagtattgtagtagtattgtggtagtagtagctgtagtattgtagttgtagtagttgtactgtagtagtaggagtggtgtagtcgtagtagtattgtagtagtgttgtggtagtagtagctgtagtattgtagttgtagtagttgtactgtagtagtaggagcggtgtagcagtagtaatattgtagtaatagtgtggtagtagtagctgtagtattgtagttgtagtactagtagcggtagtaacagtagtgatgtagtagttgtagtaacaGTACTACAAGCAGTATTGGTAgcggtagtagtactgtagtagtattttACTATTTTTGAGATACTTGTAACTGACAGTTGTATTAGTATTgtaatagtaatgtagctgtggaAGTGTTAGTGATGTACTCACCTCATATCCTGGTGCCAGGCCACGAAGGGCAGTCCagtctcactctgctggtcctTCTCTGATGACCTCACTGCCTCCTCACTGGTCAGAGTTATGGCATCATTTCCTGCCTGTGTGGCTGTGGGGTGAGGTGTGGGGGTTGTTGGGTACTTGCAGATGAAGCGTGAGTCTAGCAGGATGACATCAGAGCCCAGGATGGACTGTACCACCTGTAGGATGTGGGGGTGTTTGGCCAGGCCCATCACCCAGGGGTACTTCAGGTGCACATTGTGGAGACTGTACTGGGTATACTCCTCACCTGAAGTCAGGTAGACACAGGTAGATATCAGTCAATACAGGTAGCTATCATTcaatacaggtagatacagatagatataaTTCAATACAGGTAGGTATCATTCATTACAGGTAGACAAAGGTAGATATCATTCAATACAGATAGGTTTGATTCAATACAGGTAGATGTCATTCAATACAGGAAGATATCATTCAATACAGGTAGATATCACACAATACAGGTAGATATCATTCAATACAGGTAGACAGAGGTAGATATGTTCAATACAGGTAGACAAAGGTAGATATGGTCAATACAGGTAGACGGAGTTAGATATAATtcaatacagatagacagagttaGATGTAATTCAATACAGGTAGACGGAGTTAGATATGTTCAATACAGGTAGACAAAGGTAGATATCATCCAATACAGCTAGACAGAGTTAGATGTAATTCAATACAGGTAGACAGAGTTAGATATAATTCAATACAGATAGACAAAGGTAGATATCATccaatacagatagacagagttaGATGTAATtcaatacagatagacagagttaGATATACtcaatacagatagacagagttaGATATAATTCAATACAGATTGACAGAGTTAGATGTAATTCAATAGAGATAGACTGATGAAGTTAACATTCAACAGATCCCATTAAAAGGACATGTTTAACCATAAAAGGTTGAACGAACAAGGCTGTTAACCttctgttcctaggccatcattgaaaatatgaacttgcctagttacataaaggtaaaataaaataaaaccataATCATGGTGATATTACAGATGTATTgacctctaaccttaacccccctcctcctcctcgtcccccTCCACTCACCGAactctctctccaggtggttgAAGGCCTGTCTGGCCTCCCTCAGCTCTGTGTCGTCTAGGACCGGTACAGCAGAGAGGAATCCCTGCTGGTTGTAACGCTCCTTCATCTGACACGTTGACACACTCATCTCTGGGTTGGCTGCTGTACACGCCAGTCCTGACTGTGTCAACTCCACTGGGTGAAGGCTGTTTTTATAAcctggaaagagagggagaacagagagacaaagggagtgtGTCTTTTATTTGTGCCCAGGCCATAAACAGTCGTCCTAAcataggtatttctgtttatctTCTTAAacctcagcttctctctctctctctctctctccctctctccctctccctctccctctctctctctctctctctctcactctctctctctctctctccctctctctctctctccctctctctccctctctctctctctctcactctctcactctctctctctctctctctctctttctcccatctccctctggtATTCCTGTCACATGTATTCTGGGTTGTTTATGGAGTCAGGCCGTACCGCTGTCAGAAGAGGTGCTGCTTGATCAGCTTTTTCAGCTTAATGGGAAAACCATATTCTGGTGGATGAGTTAGTCACAACAtgagacagggggtctcatgttaaccagagccctcagggaatagacagggggtctaatgttaaccagagccttaagggaatagacagggggtctcatgttaaccagagccctaagggaatagacagggggtctcatgttaaccagagccctaagggaatagacagggggtctcatgttaaccagagccctaagggaatagacaggggtctcatgttaaccagagccctaaggaatagacaggggtctcatgttaaccagagccctaagggaatagacagggggtctcatgttagCCAGAGCCTtcagggaatagacagggggtatcatgttaaccagagccctaagggaaaagacagggggtctcatgttaaccagagccctaagggaatagacagggggtctcatgttaaccagagccttcagggaatagacagggggtatcatgttaaccagagccctaagggaaaagacaggggtctcatgttaaccagagccctaagggaatagacaggggtctcatgttaaccagagccttaaaggaatagacagggggtctcattttaaccagagccttaagggaatagacagggggtctcatgttaatcATAGccttaagggaatagacagggggtctcatgtttaccagagccttaagggaatagacagggggtctaatgttaaccagagccctaagggaatagacagggcgtctcatgttaaccagagccataagggaatagacagggtgTCTAATGTTAACCAGAGCACTAaaggaatagacagggggtctcatgttaacccgcgccctaagggaatagacagggggtctcatgttaaccagagccctcagggaatagacagggggtctcatgttaaccagagccctaaggggatagacagggggtctcatgttaaccagagccctcagggaatagacagggggtctcatgttaaccagagccctaagggaatagacagggggtctcatgtttaccagagccttaagggaatagacagggggtctaatgttaaccagagccctaagggaatagacaggggtctcatgttaaccagagccttaaGGAATAGACAGGGGTCTCATGGCAACCAGAGCCCTAatggaatagacagggggtctcatgttaaccagagccctaagggaatagacaggggtctcatgttaatcagagccctaagggaatagacaggggtctcatgttaaccagagccctaagggaatagacaggggtctcatgttaatcagaatcctaagggaatagacattgggtctcatgttaaccagaaccctaagggaatagacagggggtctcatgttaaccagagccctaagggaagagacaggggtctcatgttaaccagagccctaagggaatagacagggggtctcatgttaaccagagccctaagggaatagacaggggtctcatgttaaccagagccctaagggaatagacagggggtctcatgttaaccagagccctaagggaatagacagggggtctcatgtttaccagagccttaagggaatagacagggggtctaatgttaaccagagccctaagggaatagacagggggtctcatgttaaccagagccttaagggaacagacagggggtctcatggcAACCAGAGCCCTAatggaatagacagggggtctcatgttaaccagagccctaagggaatagacaggggtctcatgttaatcagagccctaagggaatagacaggggtctcatgttaaccagaaccctaagggaatagacattgggtctcatgttaaccagaaccctaagggaatagacagggggtctcatgttaaccagagccctaagggaagagacaggggtctcatgttaaccagagccctaagggaatagacagggggtctcatgttaaccagagccctaagggaatagacaggggtctcatgttaaccagagccctaagggaatagacagggggtctcatgttaaccagagccctaagggaatagacaggggtctcatgttaaccaaaGCCCTAAATGAAGAGACAGGGGGTCTGATGTTAACCAGaaccctaagggaatagacagggggtcttgttaaatttggtttaaataatgcaaaaacaaagtgttcgagaagaaagtaaaagtgcaatatgtgccatgtgaaaaagctaacgtttaagaacctggctcagaacatgagaacatatgaaagctggtggttccttttaacatgagtcttcaatattccaaggtaagaggttttaggttatagttattataggaattataggacta
Coding sequences:
- the LOC135545426 gene encoding uncharacterized protein LOC135545426, with the translated sequence MSVSTCQMKERYNQQGFLSAVPVLDDTELREARQAFNHLEREFGEEYTQYSLHNVHLKYPWVMGLAKHPHILQVVQSILGSDVILLDSRFICKYPTTPTPHPTATQAGNDAITLTSEEAVRSSEKDQQSETGLPFVAWHQDMRYWGIAGGPVLSVWLALDDSLAENGALKVIPGSHCSGMLPHHLASRPGNMLSVNQEIPEELLQTDSALLCPLLAGQMSIHDGFLVHASDPNTSQKRRCGFVIRYVPTCAYPIQDPDRPRRFHATVMASGSDQFSHFSTLL